The Paracoccus sediminicola genome has a segment encoding these proteins:
- a CDS encoding LLM class flavin-dependent oxidoreductase, whose product MRYSILDLAPVPEGSSTAEAIADSVALARMADGLNYHRYWLAEHHNMIGIASAATSVMIGHISAQTSRIRVGAGGIMLPNHSPLSIAEQFGTLATIYGDRIDLGLGRAPGGDGAVFRALRKTPDMAENFPHDVVELMGYLAESQPNAQVVAHPGQGTNVPVWILGSSLFGAQLAAMLGLPYAFASHFAPGALDEALQVYRERFEPSGRPGAETGPHFMLAVNVIAADTDETAHYLHSSQKLAFARLRSGRPGRLPKPTRDLSEITPQIGRMVGQALRVSAVGSPVTLRQELSDLIAQYRPDELILTGQIHDPEARQTSFRLAAEVLEDL is encoded by the coding sequence ATGCGCTATTCCATTCTTGATCTCGCCCCCGTGCCCGAAGGCTCCTCCACCGCCGAGGCCATCGCCGACAGCGTCGCGCTCGCAAGGATGGCTGACGGGCTGAACTATCACCGTTATTGGCTGGCCGAGCATCACAACATGATCGGCATAGCCTCGGCCGCGACCTCTGTGATGATCGGACATATTTCTGCCCAGACATCGCGTATCCGCGTCGGTGCCGGGGGGATCATGTTGCCCAACCATTCGCCGCTGTCGATTGCCGAGCAGTTCGGCACGCTCGCCACGATTTACGGAGACCGCATCGATCTTGGCCTTGGGCGGGCCCCGGGTGGCGACGGCGCCGTCTTCCGTGCGCTGCGCAAGACGCCCGACATGGCTGAAAATTTTCCGCATGATGTGGTTGAGCTGATGGGCTATCTGGCGGAAAGCCAGCCGAACGCGCAGGTCGTGGCACATCCCGGGCAAGGGACGAATGTGCCGGTCTGGATACTGGGTTCGTCGCTGTTCGGCGCACAGCTTGCCGCGATGCTGGGGCTTCCCTACGCTTTCGCCTCGCATTTCGCGCCCGGCGCGCTGGACGAGGCGCTGCAGGTTTATCGCGAGCGTTTCGAGCCTTCGGGCCGCCCCGGGGCCGAGACCGGTCCGCATTTCATGTTGGCCGTCAACGTCATTGCCGCCGACACGGACGAGACGGCGCATTATCTTCATTCCAGCCAGAAGCTGGCCTTTGCGCGACTTCGCAGCGGCCGACCGGGAAGGTTGCCGAAGCCGACGCGCGATCTGTCCGAGATCACCCCACAAATCGGGCGGATGGTTGGCCAGGCGCTGCGCGTCAGCGCGGTCGGCAGTCCGGTGACGCTGCGGCAAGAGCTGTCGGATCTGATCGCGCAATATCGACCCGACGAGTTGATTCTGACCGGCCAGATCCATGATCCGGAAGCGCGCCAAACATCCTTTCGCCTTGCCGCCGAGGTTTTGGAGGATCTTTAA